The following proteins are co-located in the Dehalococcoides mccartyi 195 genome:
- a CDS encoding ACT domain-containing protein, with protein sequence MMIKQVSVFVENKPGRLSAILQAMDKSKINIRALSVSETAEFGIVRMILDNPDDGAEALKKAGFTSRTDMMVTAEIPDIPSGLLKTVVEPLGKADINIDYFYAFLDSTPGRARIVLKVSNPEKAETILG encoded by the coding sequence ATGATGATAAAACAGGTTTCCGTTTTTGTGGAAAATAAACCCGGGCGTTTGTCTGCAATCTTGCAGGCTATGGATAAGTCAAAAATAAATATCCGGGCCTTATCTGTTAGTGAAACCGCCGAATTCGGTATTGTCCGCATGATTTTAGATAATCCTGATGACGGGGCAGAGGCACTTAAAAAAGCCGGTTTTACCAGCCGTACGGATATGATGGTTACGGCTGAAATCCCGGATATTCCCAGCGGGCTTTTGAAGACAGTAGTTGAACCGCTTGGCAAGGCTGATATCAATATAGATTATTTCTATGCCTTTTTGGATTCTACACCGGGCCGGGCCAGGATAGTACTGAAGGTGAGCAACCCTGAGAAAGCTGAAACTATCTTAGGCTGA
- a CDS encoding phenylacetate--CoA ligase family protein, translating into MVIRSPEYETLPRPQLEALQLKRLQETVSYIYERNPFYRQSMDKLGVKPADIKTLKDIARLPFTSKEDFRQNYPFGLCCVPKNEISRIQSSSGTTGKPVIAPYTAKDVDTWAELIARSLSCAGVVPEDILQNAYGYGLFTGGLGLHYGAEKLGVAVVPASTGNTKRQLMLLQDLGTTVISCTPSYSLIMYEAGKEMGLDFHNSSLKLGIMGAEPWSENMRREIEAKLGITALNIYGLTEITGPGVAMECPQKCGLHIWEDNFLVEIINPETGEVLPYGQKGELVITTINKQAQPVLRFRTKDITSLMPEKCGCGRTMVRMAQISGRSDDMIRVRGVSVFPSQIESVLLTVEGIEPHYQIIVDRHNAFASDELEIWVEVSEGIFSDEMAGLNALQKKLQAELDSVLGIRAKIKLVEPRSLARTEGKAKRVIDRSELPENR; encoded by the coding sequence GTGGTTATACGTAGCCCCGAATATGAAACCCTTCCCCGGCCGCAGCTGGAAGCGTTGCAGCTGAAAAGACTTCAGGAGACAGTCTCTTATATCTATGAGCGAAACCCTTTTTACCGCCAGAGTATGGATAAACTGGGGGTAAAACCCGCCGATATAAAAACCTTAAAAGACATAGCCCGCCTTCCCTTTACCAGCAAGGAAGATTTCCGGCAGAACTATCCCTTCGGGTTATGCTGTGTGCCTAAAAATGAAATATCCCGCATACAGTCTTCGTCCGGTACTACAGGCAAGCCTGTTATTGCTCCCTATACCGCCAAGGATGTGGATACCTGGGCTGAACTGATAGCCCGTTCCTTAAGCTGTGCCGGGGTAGTGCCTGAAGATATTTTGCAGAACGCTTACGGTTACGGGCTTTTTACCGGCGGGCTGGGGCTTCATTACGGGGCGGAAAAACTGGGGGTGGCGGTAGTGCCGGCCTCTACCGGCAACACCAAACGCCAGCTGATGCTGCTGCAGGATTTGGGTACTACGGTCATTAGCTGTACCCCGTCTTACTCCCTGATAATGTATGAAGCCGGCAAGGAAATGGGTCTGGATTTTCATAATTCTTCGCTCAAGCTGGGCATTATGGGTGCCGAGCCGTGGAGCGAAAATATGCGCCGCGAAATAGAAGCCAAGCTGGGTATAACCGCCCTTAATATATACGGTCTGACCGAAATAACCGGGCCGGGTGTGGCTATGGAATGTCCCCAGAAATGCGGCCTGCATATCTGGGAGGATAATTTCCTGGTGGAGATAATAAACCCTGAAACGGGTGAAGTACTTCCTTACGGCCAAAAAGGGGAACTGGTAATTACCACCATAAACAAACAGGCCCAGCCGGTACTGCGTTTCCGGACTAAAGACATTACCAGCCTGATGCCTGAAAAGTGTGGCTGCGGGCGGACTATGGTGCGTATGGCTCAGATATCCGGCCGGAGTGATGATATGATACGGGTAAGGGGCGTTTCGGTGTTCCCCTCACAGATTGAAAGTGTCCTCCTTACCGTAGAGGGTATTGAACCCCATTACCAGATAATAGTAGACAGGCACAATGCTTTTGCCTCAGATGAGCTGGAAATATGGGTGGAAGTGTCCGAAGGCATTTTCTCTGACGAAATGGCCGGTTTGAATGCCCTTCAGAAAAAACTTCAGGCCGAACTGGATAGCGTACTGGGTATACGCGCCAAAATCAAGCTGGTAGAACCGCGCAGTCTGGCCCGGACTGAGGGCAAGGCAAAAAGGGTTATTGACCGTTCCGAATTACCTGAAAACAGGTAG
- a CDS encoding PAS domain S-box protein, whose product MNNKRPNPEVSELRYRRLFETAQDGILIIDAESGKITDANPFLFEMLGYDTDAIIGKKLWEIGLFHHIVSNRKAFEVLQAKSGIRHEDVYLETKSGQIRQAEFTSNTYYVGEDKILQCNIRDITERKLAEEELRKTEERYREFYQKSPIGYQSLDSEGRLIEVNQVWLDEMGYTKEEVAGRWFGDFLRPDQIDLFKKRFAVFKNTGTAATEFYMNRKDGSVVLIAFSGKIARDTKGNFKQTHCTLQDITQRHLAEEAIRESQRKYQALFESIGDAAFVCYIDDHKWADEFIELNKVASDMLGYTHEQLLSMSVKELFFSLPSDLILEETTDKLYRHKVITRESRLRHKCGQAIPVEMTFHLFDLQGKPAVLTLARDITSRKEAARELEQSHSRLVKAEQVAGFGYWEFDLANGLVYPSAGAREIYGLESESITIPFVQQIPLSEYRSDLDKAMNDLIKHNIPYDIEFKIKRPTDGAVLYVHSIAEYDAKRNLVFGTIQDITKRKQAEELLRESEARFRSTFDQSPIGAAIYDLGFKYRQVNDKFCKMLDYSDDELTNLSVRDITHPDDWPKDLIHLNQLKNREISRYETDKRYIHKSGSVFWVHLSVAGIRDAGGNLLYYLAMIVDITARKEAEDALQKYKLIAEDSRDIILFLDRQTGRLLEANTAAVKSYGYSRKQLLSMRIQDLRAPQARILSDSEFEQAYAHGMLFETMHRRKDGSTFPVEVSSRGADIEGTTTLINIIRDTTERKQAEKALSESLQSYQVLFNSVTDAILVYQPEADYSPGKFIEMNDAAVAMLGYSRQEMLQMNPLDVVSKGIPTVNVFTDTMRQAEKNSELVAEQTLKTKSGETIPVELHSRMFEFGGKHTVITLARDISERKRLEEEQKKLRHQSEMSSRLAAIGEMAAGIAHEINNPLTGVIGFASILMDREDLPPDAMEQLQIINSGSQRVVEIVKRMLTFARQSKPVRSSINITELIDNTLELRSYVLKTANIDVVRHYEPGLPLLTVDSGQIQQVILNLILNAEYSMKKAHEKGTLTITVSRTGDRIRMSFRDNGMGMSAETLGKLFQPFFTTKEPGEGSGLGLSLSHGIILEHDGTIRGESIPGEGAEFIVELPIKLSNEKSAISNQDSMAIELAKKASILAVDDEPAIRSLIRIVLTQDGYQVDECEAPQEAMEMISKNKYDAILLDIRMPGMSGLELYSAITAKWPKMAKRVIFITGDTSGKLMVANDIPCINKPFNIAVLKDTLLKILSQPN is encoded by the coding sequence ATGAATAACAAAAGGCCGAATCCGGAAGTTTCAGAACTGCGATATCGCCGCCTTTTCGAAACGGCTCAAGACGGTATTCTCATTATTGATGCCGAATCCGGCAAAATAACTGATGCCAACCCCTTTTTGTTCGAGATGCTGGGTTATGATACAGACGCTATTATCGGTAAAAAACTCTGGGAAATTGGTCTATTCCATCATATAGTTTCCAACCGCAAGGCATTTGAAGTTCTGCAGGCTAAAAGCGGTATTCGCCACGAAGACGTATACCTTGAGACAAAAAGCGGCCAAATACGCCAGGCGGAATTTACCAGCAATACCTATTATGTCGGTGAGGATAAAATCCTCCAGTGCAATATACGGGATATTACCGAGCGCAAGCTGGCAGAAGAAGAGCTGCGCAAAACTGAAGAACGTTACCGGGAGTTCTACCAGAAATCCCCCATCGGTTACCAGTCACTGGATTCCGAAGGCCGTCTGATAGAGGTCAATCAGGTCTGGCTGGATGAAATGGGATACACCAAAGAAGAAGTTGCCGGCCGCTGGTTCGGTGATTTTTTGCGGCCTGACCAGATAGACCTTTTCAAGAAACGCTTTGCTGTTTTCAAAAATACTGGTACTGCCGCTACCGAATTTTATATGAACCGCAAAGACGGGTCAGTGGTGCTGATAGCATTCAGCGGGAAAATAGCCCGTGATACTAAGGGTAATTTTAAACAAACCCATTGCACATTGCAGGATATTACCCAGAGGCATTTGGCAGAAGAAGCTATCAGGGAAAGCCAGCGGAAATATCAGGCCCTTTTTGAAAGCATAGGTGATGCGGCTTTTGTCTGTTATATTGATGACCATAAGTGGGCGGATGAGTTTATTGAACTGAATAAAGTGGCTTCGGATATGCTCGGCTATACCCATGAACAGCTCTTGTCAATGTCAGTAAAGGAGCTGTTTTTTAGTTTGCCGTCAGACCTTATCTTGGAAGAGACCACCGATAAGCTTTACCGTCATAAGGTAATAACCCGTGAGTCCAGACTGCGGCACAAATGCGGTCAGGCTATTCCGGTGGAAATGACATTCCATTTATTTGACTTGCAGGGCAAGCCGGCGGTGCTTACTCTGGCCCGGGATATAACCAGCCGTAAAGAGGCCGCCCGTGAACTTGAGCAAAGTCATAGCCGTTTGGTAAAAGCCGAACAGGTAGCCGGATTCGGTTATTGGGAATTTGATTTAGCCAATGGGCTGGTATATCCCTCTGCCGGTGCCAGAGAAATATATGGCTTAGAGAGCGAGAGTATCACTATTCCTTTTGTCCAGCAGATACCTCTTTCCGAATACAGGTCTGACCTGGATAAAGCCATGAATGACCTGATAAAGCATAATATCCCGTATGATATTGAGTTTAAAATAAAACGGCCTACCGACGGAGCTGTTTTGTATGTACACTCTATAGCAGAGTATGATGCCAAGCGGAATTTGGTGTTCGGTACAATTCAGGATATTACCAAGAGAAAGCAGGCCGAAGAATTACTCCGTGAAAGCGAAGCCAGATTCCGTTCAACTTTTGACCAGTCTCCTATAGGTGCTGCCATATATGATTTGGGCTTCAAATACCGGCAGGTCAATGATAAATTCTGCAAAATGTTAGATTATTCTGATGACGAGCTGACTAATCTGTCAGTCAGGGATATTACCCACCCGGATGATTGGCCTAAAGATTTAATTCATCTGAATCAGCTGAAAAACAGGGAAATCAGCCGTTATGAAACGGATAAGAGATATATTCACAAAAGCGGCAGTGTATTCTGGGTGCATCTGTCCGTGGCCGGTATCCGGGATGCCGGAGGGAATCTGCTTTACTATCTGGCTATGATTGTAGATATTACAGCCCGTAAAGAAGCCGAAGATGCCCTCCAGAAATACAAACTGATTGCCGAAGACAGCCGGGATATTATCCTGTTCCTGGACAGGCAAACCGGGCGATTGCTGGAAGCTAATACCGCGGCTGTAAAGTCCTACGGATATAGCCGTAAACAGCTTTTGTCAATGAGAATACAAGATTTGCGTGCCCCGCAAGCCAGGATACTTAGTGACTCTGAGTTTGAGCAAGCCTATGCTCATGGCATGCTTTTTGAAACCATGCACCGCCGTAAAGACGGCAGCACTTTCCCGGTGGAAGTCAGCTCACGGGGAGCAGATATTGAAGGGACAACCACCCTGATAAATATTATCCGGGATACTACAGAGCGCAAACAGGCCGAAAAAGCCTTGAGCGAAAGCCTGCAGAGTTATCAAGTGCTTTTTAATAGCGTTACCGATGCCATTCTGGTGTATCAGCCGGAGGCGGATTATTCCCCCGGCAAATTTATAGAGATGAATGATGCTGCGGTGGCTATGCTGGGGTACAGCCGCCAGGAAATGCTGCAGATGAACCCGCTGGATGTGGTTTCAAAAGGAATACCCACGGTTAATGTATTTACAGATACCATGCGTCAGGCAGAAAAAAATTCTGAACTGGTAGCTGAGCAAACGCTAAAGACGAAATCAGGTGAAACCATACCGGTTGAACTGCACTCGCGTATGTTTGAGTTTGGGGGCAAGCATACGGTTATTACCCTTGCCAGGGATATAAGCGAACGCAAGAGGCTGGAGGAAGAACAGAAAAAACTGCGTCACCAATCTGAAATGTCCAGCCGTCTGGCGGCAATAGGCGAAATGGCCGCCGGAATTGCCCATGAGATAAATAACCCTCTGACGGGGGTAATCGGTTTTGCTTCTATCCTTATGGATAGGGAAGATTTGCCGCCTGATGCTATGGAGCAGCTGCAGATAATCAATTCCGGCAGTCAAAGGGTAGTGGAGATTGTAAAGCGGATGCTTACATTTGCCCGCCAATCCAAACCGGTCAGGAGCAGTATAAATATTACCGAACTTATTGATAATACTTTGGAATTACGCAGTTACGTGCTGAAAACAGCCAACATAGATGTAGTCAGGCATTATGAACCCGGGCTGCCGCTGCTGACTGTTGATTCCGGCCAAATCCAGCAGGTTATTCTGAATCTGATTCTAAATGCCGAATATTCCATGAAAAAAGCCCATGAAAAAGGCACACTGACTATTACCGTCAGCCGGACGGGGGATAGAATCAGAATGTCTTTCCGTGATAATGGTATGGGTATGTCCGCCGAGACACTGGGTAAACTCTTTCAGCCATTCTTTACCACCAAAGAGCCAGGTGAAGGTTCGGGCTTGGGGCTCAGTTTGTCTCACGGTATCATACTGGAACATGATGGCACTATCCGGGGAGAAAGTATCCCCGGTGAAGGGGCTGAATTTATTGTGGAATTGCCCATAAAGCTTTCCAATGAAAAATCTGCTATCAGCAATCAGGATAGCATGGCTATAGAGCTAGCTAAAAAAGCATCTATACTGGCAGTTGATGATGAGCCGGCTATCCGGTCACTGATACGGATTGTGCTTACCCAAGATGGCTATCAAGTAGATGAATGCGAAGCCCCCCAGGAAGCTATGGAAATGATTTCTAAAAATAAATATGATGCTATTCTTCTGGATATACGCATGCCCGGCATGAGCGGCCTGGAGCTTTATTCAGCAATAACCGCTAAATGGCCCAAGATGGCAAAACGGGTGATTTTTATTACCGGTGATACCTCCGGCAAGCTTATGGTTGCCAATGATATACCCTGTATAAACAAGCCTTTTAATATAGCAGTTTTGAAAGACACCCTGCTTAAGATACTTTCACAGCCAAACTGA
- a CDS encoding DUF4256 domain-containing protein: protein MISNEGSEKVLSPEEQAKLLGLLKGRFEQNIHRHEGIVWAKVQEKLKADTLKLWSLGEMEKTGGEPDVIDYDKSTGEYLFYDCSPQSPEGRRRACYDRAAAEKRPAPGGNAVDMANEMGIELLTEEQYRTLQKSGSFDTKTDSWLKTPADIRKLGGAIFADCRYGHVFVFHNGAISWYASRGFRGLLRV from the coding sequence ATGATAAGTAATGAAGGTTCAGAAAAAGTATTATCTCCGGAAGAACAGGCTAAATTACTTGGCCTGCTTAAAGGGCGTTTTGAGCAAAATATACACCGCCACGAGGGCATTGTTTGGGCTAAGGTGCAAGAAAAGCTTAAGGCAGATACCCTTAAATTGTGGTCATTGGGTGAGATGGAAAAAACCGGCGGTGAGCCGGATGTGATTGATTATGACAAAAGTACAGGTGAATATTTATTCTATGATTGTTCGCCCCAAAGCCCGGAAGGACGCCGAAGAGCGTGTTATGACCGTGCGGCGGCAGAGAAGCGGCCGGCACCGGGCGGGAATGCTGTTGATATGGCCAATGAGATGGGGATTGAACTTTTAACCGAGGAGCAGTACCGTACATTGCAAAAATCCGGCAGTTTTGATACCAAGACTGACAGCTGGTTAAAAACCCCGGCGGATATCCGGAAACTGGGCGGGGCTATTTTTGCTGATTGCCGTTACGGCCATGTGTTTGTGTTTCATAACGGCGCAATCTCATGGTATGCCTCCAGAGGATTCAGGGGGTTGCTTAGGGTTTAG
- the rnc gene encoding ribonuclease III has product MLDLTELEKSLGVKFENLSLLEQALIHTSWVNENPNHLSGSNERMEFLGDAVLGVIFADRLYHDFPDIQEGDLTRFRSLLVRRESLVRVALGINLGKYLYLGRGEDASKGRFKPANLAGAFEAVLAAIYLDKGIDATREVIFRLFKTEMERVQTLSSNIDYKSRLQELVQAQFQLTPRYRIIDFSGPEHNHLFIAEVYTEDKVLAEGSGRSKKEAETSAAKEALQQFENSFTAEDNI; this is encoded by the coding sequence ATGTTAGATTTAACTGAACTTGAAAAATCCCTGGGAGTAAAGTTTGAAAATCTGTCCCTTTTGGAGCAGGCGCTCATACATACTTCATGGGTAAACGAAAACCCAAACCACTTAAGCGGCTCTAACGAAAGAATGGAATTTCTGGGTGATGCCGTACTGGGTGTAATATTTGCAGACCGGCTTTACCATGATTTCCCTGATATTCAGGAAGGTGACCTGACCCGTTTCCGTTCCCTGCTGGTGCGGCGGGAAAGTCTGGTAAGAGTAGCTTTGGGCATCAATCTTGGCAAATACCTCTATCTGGGGCGGGGTGAAGATGCCTCCAAGGGGCGTTTTAAGCCGGCCAATCTGGCGGGTGCATTTGAAGCCGTGCTGGCAGCCATATATCTGGATAAAGGGATAGATGCAACCAGGGAAGTTATCTTCCGCCTTTTTAAGACCGAAATGGAACGGGTGCAAACCCTGAGTTCCAACATTGATTACAAATCACGCCTGCAGGAGCTTGTGCAAGCCCAATTTCAGCTTACACCCCGCTACCGTATTATAGATTTCAGCGGGCCGGAACATAACCATCTGTTTATAGCCGAAGTCTATACCGAAGACAAAGTGCTGGCGGAAGGTTCGGGGCGCAGCAAAAAAGAAGCCGAAACCAGCGCCGCTAAAGAAGCCTTGCAGCAGTTTGAAAACAGCTTTACAGCCGAAGATAACATTTGA
- a CDS encoding acylphosphatase, which translates to MHCLKAVVKGKVQGVYFRDFTRTQAIRLGLCGYAQNLESGTDVEVIAEGDKDILLEFLKLLRSGPPHAEVQEVEVSWSSTNGNYGDFHIKY; encoded by the coding sequence GTGCATTGTCTGAAAGCGGTTGTCAAAGGGAAAGTTCAGGGAGTTTACTTCAGGGATTTTACCCGGACACAAGCCATACGTCTGGGGCTTTGCGGATACGCCCAAAACCTTGAGAGCGGCACTGACGTGGAAGTGATAGCCGAAGGAGACAAAGATATTCTGCTTGAATTTCTAAAACTGCTCCGCTCCGGCCCTCCCCATGCTGAGGTTCAAGAAGTGGAAGTAAGCTGGTCAAGCACAAATGGCAACTACGGTGATTTCCACATCAAATACTAA
- a CDS encoding DUF362 domain-containing protein, with product MIYNASEYNFKAPEILSRARRVLIKPCAHYPVQYPVSTSRELISKIIAGIRKLSDADIIILEGAPGGAPMKSIYKSLSYDFQRVVLLDVNDCTWVEVDNPLNKPLVIPTFWVPNVILSSDFLISVTPLQVINGKGNFSISNLLPVLPSSKYGSGKTGWDALYNQGIEKVLSDLYFTLPFDMGIIEATQKFTSHGDPTKGEIEHVGKIFAGEPYEVDTEVSRTLNIKTDYLELIKTSSVELERWT from the coding sequence TTGATATACAATGCTTCCGAATATAATTTTAAAGCACCGGAAATACTTTCCCGTGCCAGAAGAGTCCTGATAAAGCCTTGTGCCCATTATCCGGTGCAGTATCCGGTGAGTACCAGCCGTGAGCTCATATCCAAAATCATAGCCGGAATACGCAAACTGAGTGATGCGGATATTATCATACTGGAGGGAGCACCTGGTGGTGCGCCCATGAAGAGTATTTATAAATCTCTTTCGTATGATTTTCAAAGGGTGGTCCTGCTGGACGTAAATGATTGCACCTGGGTTGAGGTGGATAACCCGCTTAACAAGCCTCTGGTTATACCTACCTTTTGGGTGCCCAATGTTATCTTGTCCAGTGATTTTCTGATAAGTGTTACCCCGTTGCAGGTGATAAACGGCAAGGGCAACTTCTCAATCTCAAATCTGCTGCCGGTACTGCCTTCCAGCAAATATGGCAGCGGCAAAACAGGCTGGGACGCGCTTTATAATCAGGGTATTGAAAAGGTTTTATCTGACCTTTACTTTACGTTGCCCTTTGATATGGGTATCATAGAGGCCACCCAGAAATTTACCAGTCACGGTGACCCCACTAAGGGCGAGATTGAGCACGTGGGCAAGATATTTGCGGGTGAACCTTATGAAGTTGATACCGAAGTTTCACGTACTCTGAATATAAAAACAGATTATCTGGAGTTAATAAAAACGTCCAGCGTTGAACTGGAACGCTGGACTTAA
- a CDS encoding leucyl aminopeptidase, with amino-acid sequence MEIKVIQQNPRSITADVLAMPVFEGQDLSFELKELDAKLGGSLAEMKDKTELKGKTGELDLINTLGNLPVRYLAVFGLGKADKFGPDELRKSVGELARALSKKAFKNMAIWLGELPLAADVLAETAVGGALMGSYRFRKYFTSGNENGVIDEVKLALGDNADLSSASQGLIRGQIIAEAVCSARDLINEPSSNMTPTDLADFAQRLAESTGLGCQIFNESQLLEKGMGGVLGVGQGSCQAPKFIVLKYTGRDSDEIDLAYVGKAITFDSGGISLKPSDKMWEMKSDMSGGAAVITSMGAIAKLKPAVNIMGIVPATENMPSGCAIKPGDVLRMASGKTVEIHSTDAEGRLILADALDYACRQGAKQIVDIATLTGACSRVFGSACSGGFTNNDDFYAGVVSAAKQAGECIWQLPTFEEYREMIKSDVADIKNVGGAVAGASTAALFLEEFVQDTPWVHLDIAGTAYLDKDSGYRIKGGSGASVATLIRLAVNTAK; translated from the coding sequence ATGGAAATAAAAGTCATTCAGCAAAACCCCCGGTCAATTACGGCTGATGTTTTGGCAATGCCTGTTTTTGAAGGGCAGGATTTGAGTTTTGAACTTAAAGAACTGGATGCCAAGCTGGGGGGCAGCCTGGCTGAAATGAAGGATAAAACCGAGCTCAAGGGCAAAACAGGAGAGCTTGATCTGATAAATACGCTGGGCAATCTACCTGTCCGCTATTTGGCCGTATTCGGTTTGGGAAAAGCTGATAAATTCGGGCCTGACGAACTCCGTAAGTCTGTGGGTGAGCTTGCAAGGGCTTTATCCAAAAAGGCTTTCAAGAATATGGCTATCTGGTTAGGCGAGCTTCCGCTTGCGGCAGATGTGCTGGCTGAAACAGCGGTTGGCGGCGCACTTATGGGCAGTTACCGTTTCCGCAAGTATTTTACCAGCGGCAATGAAAACGGGGTGATTGATGAAGTTAAACTGGCACTGGGGGACAATGCTGACCTGTCCAGCGCCTCACAAGGGCTTATCAGGGGGCAGATTATAGCCGAAGCGGTCTGTTCTGCCCGTGACCTTATAAACGAACCTTCCAGCAACATGACCCCTACTGATTTGGCAGATTTTGCACAGCGTTTGGCCGAATCTACAGGCCTTGGCTGCCAGATATTTAATGAATCCCAACTGCTTGAAAAAGGCATGGGTGGCGTGCTGGGAGTGGGGCAAGGCTCATGTCAGGCACCCAAATTTATTGTCCTCAAATATACCGGGCGTGATAGTGATGAAATTGATTTGGCTTACGTGGGTAAAGCTATTACGTTTGATTCAGGCGGCATATCCTTGAAACCCTCGGATAAAATGTGGGAAATGAAGTCGGATATGTCCGGCGGGGCGGCCGTGATTACATCTATGGGGGCTATTGCTAAGCTGAAACCGGCGGTAAATATTATGGGTATTGTGCCGGCTACTGAAAACATGCCCAGCGGCTGTGCTATCAAGCCGGGTGATGTTCTGCGCATGGCCAGCGGAAAGACGGTAGAAATCCATTCTACTGACGCTGAGGGGCGGCTGATACTGGCTGATGCCCTTGATTATGCCTGCCGGCAGGGGGCTAAACAAATAGTAGATATTGCCACCCTTACCGGTGCCTGCTCACGCGTATTCGGCAGTGCCTGCAGCGGCGGTTTTACCAATAATGACGACTTTTATGCCGGGGTTGTATCTGCTGCCAAACAGGCGGGCGAATGCATCTGGCAGCTGCCCACTTTTGAAGAGTATAGAGAAATGATAAAGAGCGATGTGGCTGATATAAAAAATGTGGGCGGTGCGGTTGCCGGTGCCAGCACGGCGGCTTTGTTTCTGGAAGAATTTGTGCAAGATACACCCTGGGTGCATTTGGATATTGCCGGCACGGCCTATCTTGATAAGGACAGCGGTTACCGGATCAAGGGCGGTTCAGGAGCATCTGTAGCTACTCTGATACGTTTGGCAGTAAATACTGCAAAATAA
- a CDS encoding AAA family ATPase: protein MLLASENDTGLLLSSLGKLPPPEKCPFLLILVGLPGTGKSTFAKHFVEHIPAVVLESDALRKTLVTQPVYTDTEHTRVFTAVHTLMAKLLKQKVSLVLDATSLTAKDREPLYKIASGAGVRNFVVEIDLPPEIIKKHLNERIQQGTSRSDADWEIYLQLRPKFEPVSGKCYRIKSESDFQPVLEYLIKDVKNYISQEECR, encoded by the coding sequence ATGCTGCTTGCGTCTGAAAATGATACCGGATTATTGCTGTCCAGTTTGGGGAAGTTGCCTCCGCCGGAGAAATGCCCGTTTCTGCTTATACTTGTCGGGCTGCCGGGAACAGGTAAAAGTACCTTTGCAAAGCATTTTGTAGAACACATACCGGCTGTGGTACTGGAGAGTGACGCTTTGCGTAAAACCCTGGTAACACAACCGGTTTATACTGATACTGAGCATACCAGAGTTTTTACGGCAGTGCATACGCTTATGGCCAAACTGCTAAAGCAGAAAGTATCTCTGGTGCTGGATGCTACCAGCCTGACTGCTAAAGACCGCGAACCTTTATATAAGATTGCCTCCGGGGCGGGAGTCAGAAATTTTGTTGTAGAGATTGATTTGCCTCCGGAGATTATCAAAAAACACCTGAACGAGCGGATACAGCAGGGTACATCCCGCTCTGATGCGGATTGGGAGATTTACCTGCAGCTGAGGCCGAAGTTTGAGCCTGTTTCCGGTAAATGTTATCGTATAAAGAGTGAGTCTGACTTTCAGCCGGTGCTGGAGTATCTAATAAAAGATGTAAAAAACTATATTTCACAAGAGGAGTGCAGATAA
- a CDS encoding DegV family protein, which translates to MANVAIVTDTTACIPSELVRKYQIEVIPIDVVIDGKVYPDNELKLGRFYRMLKESPLTAKTIGSVPGPYIEAFSRLASRTDQILCITEPVRFSGMFNAVQLAAMQVLEKQKNLCIKVIPCETAAAGLGLVVMEAARQAESGKSLNNLVAQVNTLMQRVYLYATLDTFDYLIRGGRIPKIAALADSVLQIKPVFTLRNGDAQTIALPRTAEKALQNILDLMTEHVKGKGKLTAAVMHADALERAHGLEQSIKEKYPQAEILLMEFTPVMGVHTGPGVVGIAFYEA; encoded by the coding sequence ATGGCTAACGTAGCCATAGTAACCGATACCACTGCCTGTATACCCTCCGAACTTGTCCGGAAATACCAGATAGAAGTTATTCCGATAGACGTTGTGATAGACGGCAAGGTTTATCCCGATAACGAACTAAAGCTGGGCCGCTTTTACCGGATGCTAAAAGAATCTCCCCTGACCGCTAAAACTATTGGTTCGGTGCCGGGTCCTTATATTGAAGCCTTCAGCCGTTTGGCGTCCAGAACTGACCAGATATTGTGCATTACCGAGCCGGTGCGGTTTTCGGGTATGTTCAATGCCGTCCAGCTGGCGGCCATGCAGGTACTGGAAAAGCAGAAAAACCTTTGTATAAAAGTAATTCCCTGCGAAACAGCGGCTGCCGGTTTGGGGCTGGTAGTTATGGAAGCCGCCCGCCAGGCTGAATCCGGCAAAAGCCTGAATAATCTGGTTGCCCAGGTAAATACCCTGATGCAGAGGGTATATCTGTATGCCACTTTGGATACCTTTGATTATTTAATTAGAGGCGGGCGTATTCCTAAAATAGCGGCTCTGGCAGATTCTGTCCTTCAGATAAAGCCGGTTTTTACGCTGCGGAACGGGGATGCCCAGACTATAGCTCTGCCGCGGACTGCTGAAAAAGCTTTGCAGAATATACTGGACTTGATGACCGAACACGTAAAGGGCAAAGGGAAACTCACAGCGGCGGTAATGCACGCTGATGCCCTGGAACGGGCACACGGCCTTGAACAGAGCATAAAGGAAAAATATCCTCAGGCAGAAATTTTGCTGATGGAATTTACCCCGGTGATGGGGGTGCATACCGGTCCTGGGGTAGTCGGAATAGCTTTTTACGAGGCTTGA